In one window of Rhizobium sp. ACO-34A DNA:
- a CDS encoding class Ib ribonucleoside-diphosphate reductase assembly flavoprotein NrdI produces the protein MGGLVYFSSRSENTRRFVEKLDLGGLRLPVDASEEPPEAGAPFVLVTPTYGGGSEKGAVPKPVIRFLNNPRNRSLIRGVIAAGNTNFGTAYAIAGDIVSAKCGVPFLYRFELLGTAEDVDNVRQGLGKFWTR, from the coding sequence ATGGGCGGCCTCGTCTATTTCTCCAGCCGGTCGGAAAACACTCGCCGCTTCGTCGAGAAACTCGACCTTGGCGGGCTGAGGCTGCCGGTCGATGCGAGCGAGGAGCCGCCGGAGGCAGGGGCTCCCTTCGTGCTGGTCACGCCGACCTATGGCGGTGGATCGGAAAAGGGAGCGGTGCCGAAGCCGGTGATCCGCTTTCTCAACAATCCTCGCAACCGAAGCCTGATCCGCGGTGTCATCGCGGCGGGAAACACCAATTTCGGCACAGCCTACGCCATCGCCGGAGACATCGTCTCGGCGAAGTGCGGGGTGCCGTTCCTCTATCGTTTCGAACTTCTCGGAACGGCGGAGGATGTCGACAACGTCAGACAGGGACTGGGAAAATTTTGGACACGCTGA
- a CDS encoding ribonucleotide-diphosphate reductase subunit alpha (Catalyzes the rate-limiting step in dNTP synthesis), whose product MDTLTQTRPAAGTSEVSLDYHALNAMLNLYDEDGRIQLDKDRLAARQYFLQHVNQNTVFFHNLREKLDYLVSEGYYEQAVLDQYSFNFVRDLFDEAYAKKFRFPTFLGAFKYYTSYTLKTFDGKRYLERYEDRVCMVALTLSRGDEGFARELMEEIISGRFQPATPTFLNAGKQQRGELVSCFLLRVEDNMESIGRAINSALQLSKRGGGVALSLTNIREAGAPIKQIENQSSGVIPVMKLLEDSFSYANQLGARQGAGAVYLHAHHPDIMRFLDTKRENADEKIRIKTLSLGVVIPDITFELARNNEDMYLFSPYDVERVYGVPFTEISVTEKYQEMVADSRIKKKKIKAREFFQVIAEIQFESGYPYIMFEDTVNRANPVAGRITMSNLCSEILQVSEASEFNEDLSYSHMGKDISCNLGSLNIAAAMDAPDFGKTIETSIRALTAVSDMSHIGSVPSVAKGNDESHAIGLGQMNLHGYLARERIFYGSEEGIDFTNIYFYTVTYHALKASNRLAVERGVSFKGFEDSKYASGEYFDKYTQQEWGPATERVAELFEKAGIAIPTQEDWLTLKKAVMTGGLYNQNLQAVPPTGSISYINHSTSSIHPIVSKIEIRKEGKIGRVYYPAAYLTNDNLEYYQDAYEIGPEKIIDTYAAATQHVDQGLSLTLFFRDTATTRDINRAQIYAWKRGIKTIYYIRLRQMALEGTQVQGCVSCTL is encoded by the coding sequence TTGGACACGCTGACACAAACCCGACCGGCGGCCGGTACGAGCGAGGTTTCGCTCGACTATCACGCTCTCAACGCCATGCTGAACCTCTATGACGAGGATGGCCGGATCCAGCTCGACAAGGACCGTCTGGCTGCGCGCCAGTATTTTCTCCAGCATGTGAACCAGAACACCGTCTTCTTCCATAACCTCCGGGAGAAGCTCGATTATCTGGTGAGCGAAGGCTATTACGAACAGGCGGTGCTGGACCAGTATTCCTTCAACTTCGTGCGGGATCTGTTTGATGAGGCCTATGCGAAGAAGTTCCGCTTCCCGACCTTTCTCGGGGCCTTCAAGTACTACACCTCCTACACGTTGAAGACCTTCGACGGGAAGCGTTACCTCGAGCGCTACGAGGATCGTGTCTGCATGGTGGCGCTGACGCTTTCGCGCGGCGATGAGGGTTTTGCCCGCGAATTGATGGAAGAGATCATTTCCGGTCGTTTCCAGCCTGCGACGCCGACCTTTCTCAATGCCGGCAAGCAGCAGCGGGGCGAACTGGTCTCGTGCTTCCTGCTGCGCGTGGAAGATAACATGGAGAGCATCGGCCGGGCGATCAATTCGGCCCTTCAGCTTTCCAAGCGGGGCGGCGGCGTGGCGCTGTCGCTGACGAATATCCGCGAGGCCGGCGCGCCGATCAAGCAGATCGAGAACCAGTCCTCGGGCGTGATCCCGGTGATGAAGCTGCTGGAAGACTCGTTTTCCTACGCGAACCAGCTCGGGGCGCGGCAGGGAGCGGGGGCCGTCTACCTGCATGCCCATCACCCCGATATCATGCGCTTCCTCGATACCAAGCGCGAGAATGCGGATGAAAAGATCCGTATCAAGACGCTGTCGCTCGGCGTCGTCATCCCCGACATTACCTTCGAACTCGCCCGCAACAACGAGGACATGTACCTGTTCTCGCCCTATGACGTCGAGCGCGTTTACGGCGTGCCGTTCACCGAAATTTCGGTGACGGAAAAGTATCAGGAAATGGTTGCCGACAGCCGGATCAAGAAAAAGAAGATCAAGGCGCGCGAATTCTTCCAGGTGATCGCGGAGATCCAGTTCGAAAGCGGTTATCCCTACATCATGTTCGAAGACACGGTGAACCGCGCCAATCCGGTGGCCGGACGCATCACCATGAGCAATCTCTGCTCGGAAATCCTGCAGGTAAGCGAGGCGAGCGAGTTCAACGAGGACCTTTCCTACAGCCATATGGGCAAGGACATTTCCTGCAATCTCGGCTCTCTCAACATTGCCGCCGCGATGGATGCGCCCGATTTCGGCAAGACCATCGAAACCTCGATCCGGGCGCTGACCGCCGTTTCGGACATGAGCCATATCGGGTCCGTGCCGTCGGTTGCCAAGGGCAATGACGAGAGCCACGCCATCGGCCTCGGCCAGATGAACCTGCACGGCTATCTCGCCCGCGAACGCATCTTCTACGGTTCGGAAGAGGGTATCGATTTCACCAATATCTACTTCTACACGGTGACCTATCACGCTCTGAAGGCATCGAACCGGCTGGCGGTCGAGCGGGGCGTCAGTTTCAAGGGCTTCGAGGATTCGAAATATGCTTCGGGCGAGTATTTCGACAAATATACGCAGCAGGAATGGGGGCCTGCGACCGAGCGGGTGGCGGAACTGTTCGAGAAAGCCGGCATCGCCATACCGACACAGGAGGATTGGCTCACGCTGAAGAAGGCAGTGATGACGGGCGGGCTCTATAACCAGAACCTGCAGGCCGTGCCGCCCACCGGCTCGATCTCCTATATCAACCATTCGACCTCCTCGATTCATCCGATCGTTTCGAAGATCGAGATCCGCAAGGAAGGTAAGATCGGCCGCGTCTACTATCCCGCCGCCTATCTCACCAATGACAATCTCGAATATTATCAGGATGCCTACGAGATCGGCCCGGAGAAGATCATCGACACCTATGCGGCGGCTACGCAGCATGTCGACCAGGGGCTTTCGCTGACCCTGTTCTTCCGCGACACCGCGACCACCCGCGACATCAATCGTGCCCAGATCTATGCGTGGAAGCGGGGCATCAAGACCATCTACTACATCCGGCTGCGTCAGATGGCGCTCGAGGGTACGCAGGTTCAGGGCTGCGTGTCGTGCACGCTGTGA
- a CDS encoding NrdH-redoxin, whose protein sequence is MTITVYSKPACVQCTATTRALDRQGIEYTVIDVSADTNAYELVQELGYRQVPVVIAGEQHWSGFRPDMISALA, encoded by the coding sequence ATGACCATCACCGTTTATTCCAAGCCCGCCTGCGTTCAGTGCACGGCCACCACGCGCGCTCTCGACAGGCAGGGGATCGAATACACCGTCATCGATGTGTCCGCAGATACAAACGCCTATGAACTGGTGCAGGAGCTTGGTTATCGGCAGGTGCCGGTGGTGATTGCCGGCGAGCAGCACTGGTCGGGTTTCCGGCCCGACATGATCAGCGCGCTCGCCTGA
- a CDS encoding class 1b ribonucleoside-diphosphate reductase subunit beta: MNIAVKPVSRIRAVNWNRIEDDKDLEVWNRLTGNFWLPEKVPLSNDIQSWATLKPEEQRLTIRVFTGLTLLDTIQNGVGAVRLMEDAVTPHEEAVLSNVSFMEAVHARSYSSIFSTLCLTPDVDDAYRWSEENEFLQRKAALIMEQYDSGDPLKKKIASVFLESFLFYSGFYLPMYWSSRAKLTNTADLIRLIIRDEAVHGYYIGYKFQRALDREPEARRQDIKDFAFELLLDLYDNEARYTEDLYDGVGLSEDVKKFLHYNANKALMNLGYEALFPAEACKVNPAILSALSPNADENHDFFSGSGSSYVIGKAVATEDEDWDF, from the coding sequence ATGAACATCGCCGTCAAACCCGTCTCCCGCATCCGGGCCGTCAACTGGAACCGCATCGAGGACGACAAGGATCTCGAAGTCTGGAACAGGCTGACCGGAAACTTCTGGCTGCCGGAAAAGGTGCCGCTTTCGAACGACATCCAGTCATGGGCGACGCTGAAGCCGGAGGAGCAGAGGCTCACGATCCGTGTCTTCACCGGCCTCACCTTGCTCGACACGATCCAGAACGGCGTCGGCGCCGTGCGGCTCATGGAGGATGCCGTCACGCCGCACGAGGAGGCGGTTCTGTCGAACGTCTCCTTCATGGAAGCCGTTCATGCGCGCTCCTATTCGTCGATCTTCTCGACGCTGTGCCTGACGCCGGATGTGGACGACGCCTATCGCTGGTCGGAGGAGAACGAATTCCTGCAGCGGAAGGCGGCGCTGATCATGGAGCAATATGACTCGGGCGATCCGTTGAAGAAGAAGATCGCCAGCGTCTTTCTCGAAAGCTTCCTGTTCTATTCCGGCTTCTATCTACCGATGTACTGGTCGAGCCGGGCGAAACTCACCAACACCGCCGACCTCATCCGTCTCATCATTCGCGACGAGGCGGTGCATGGCTACTATATCGGCTACAAATTCCAGCGGGCGCTCGACCGCGAACCGGAAGCGCGGCGGCAGGACATCAAGGATTTCGCCTTCGAACTTCTGCTCGACCTCTATGACAACGAGGCCAGGTATACCGAGGATCTCTACGACGGCGTCGGGTTGAGCGAGGATGTGAAGAAGTTCCTGCACTACAACGCCAACAAGGCGCTGATGAACCTCGGCTACGAAGCGCTGTTTCCGGCGGAGGCATGCAAGGTCAATCCCGCGATCCTGTCGGCACTTTCACCGAATGCCGACGAGAACCACGACTTCTTCTCCGGTTCCGGTTCCTCCTATGTCATCGGCAAGGCGGTCGCCACCGAAGACGAGGATTGGGATTTCTGA